In Amphiura filiformis chromosome 1, Afil_fr2py, whole genome shotgun sequence, the following are encoded in one genomic region:
- the LOC140164907 gene encoding LOW QUALITY PROTEIN: ADP-ribosylation factor-like protein 4C (The sequence of the model RefSeq protein was modified relative to this genomic sequence to represent the inferred CDS: inserted 1 base in 1 codon): MPSHPSHQYPKKTSGGASSVADSSTLKSYWIQVSSSRSPDLRRSTHLERHPRETQHQEVLVRNIAAPGANPLHIVLLGLDESGXTTVLYRLKLDEFINAVPTIGFNAEKVTLRYGKAKGIRMKIWDAGGSEKLRPLWKSYTRAAEGIVFVVDSCDSERFEEAKSELLRVARYPENHGIPVLIIANKQDLREAVNTDELVETLGLKELRSQHPYQIHPVCAITGEGLIEAVDSLYDMIETRKRADKFQKKRGR, from the exons ATGCCCAGCCACCCTTCTCACCAGTATCCAAAGAAAACTAGTGGGGGAGCCAGTTCAGTCGCCGACAGCTCGACCCTGAAGTCGTACTGGATACAGGTTTCCAGTAGCAGGTCTCCAGACCTGAGACGGAGCACCCATTTGGAAAGACACCCGAGAGAAACCCAGCACCAAGAGGTGCTGGTAAG GAATATCGCAGCTCCGGGTGCAAACCCTCTTCATATCGTTCTACTTGGATTGGACGAATCCG AAACCACGGTCTTGTACCGTTTGAAATTAGACGAATTTATCAACGCCGTCCCTACCATCGGCTTCAATGCCGAAAAAGTGACTCTAAGGTATGGAAAAGCGAAAGGAATACGCATGAAGATTTGGGATGCCGGAGGGAGTGAGAAACTCAGGCCATTATGGAAGTCATATACCAGGGCGGCTGAAGggattgtttttgttgttgacagTTGCGATTCAGAACGATTTGAAGAAGCAAAAAGTGAATTATTACGGGTAGCAAGATATCCCGAAAATCACGGGATTCCTGTGCTTATTATTGCCAACAAACAAGACTTGAGAGAGGCGGTAAATACAGATGAACTTGTCGAGACCTTGGGACTAAAAGAATTGAGGTCGCAACATCCATATCAAATCCACCCCGTGTGTGCTATTACAGGAGAAGGGCTGATTGAAGCCGTAGATTCACTTTATGATATGATAGAAACAAGAAAAAGAGCTGATAAATTCCAGAAAAAGAGGGGCAGGTAG